In Garra rufa chromosome 15, GarRuf1.0, whole genome shotgun sequence, a single genomic region encodes these proteins:
- the tbc1d25 gene encoding TBC1 domain family member 25, with amino-acid sequence MSAEEERGVVRVKVKKCEGVLPVEFRSFAVDPQITSLEVLQHILIRAFELNGKRNFGISYLSRDRGGVEVYVSLLSDWDLDAAFVSAAKPFLQLKMDIKPSEDSPVLEDWDIISPKDVIGSDQLQGEKRSLASAALPFTQSLLSQVGRTLSRVQQALSWSYGEEVKPFKPPLTDAEFHSYLNSQGQLTRPEELRLRIYHGGVEPSLRKVVWRYLLNVYPDGLTGQERMDYMKRKTREYDQLKSEWAERVSAEDLEFIRGNVLKDVLRTDRAHPYYAGSEDSPHLTALTDLLTTFAITHPQVSYCQGMSDIASPILAVMDNEAHAFICFCGIMKRLEGNFRPDGQLMSIKFQHLKLLLQYSDPEFYAYLVSKGADDLFFCYRWLLLELKREFAFDDALRMLEVTWSSLPPDPPETEVELLGPALEAEQSNGSQNVDMEEMEETQTERQRRRHMLRPSREEADGGRNLIVEEEKESRKEGEGEYNNDVRAPAPSFEKQASFGEFKYYSGRSEESFEINENDCSDPTLSPVQFQSAHSTLPFSVRQSTEESEDDPGEQEPLIGNHTPSSPGQRHSPNGQAASPASGLPNWKSSFNHSLEASNSPSSWRTASPDALSKCTSSSSSGDKAVSPEKPPAGFPSSQAVINETGAQSPSVVPGKSLLASPSQGYNRSLLSSPVLSFGKSPSLPKAFSSNLPSPCRPTGSGVTSPNTNKPEGGGIKPCSLPPPQEFGKGNPFMLFLCLSILLEHRDHIVKNSLDYNELAMHFDRLVRRHNLGRILQRAKALFADYLQSEVWDSEEGDEVSLDSPTTAATSPQTPTTRPPFLNVQPSQGTLPNSTYNLANTIPSPTTPVALSPSDS; translated from the exons AAGTGTGAAGGGGTGTTACCAGTGGAGTTCCGCTCCTTTGCTGTTGATCCTCAAATAACCTCACTGGAGGTGTTGCAACACATCCTGATACGAGCGTTTGAGCTGAATGG GAAACGCAACTTTGGGATAAGTTACCTGTCCCGTGACCGCGGAGGTGTGGAGGTCTATGTGTCTCTGCTGTCTGACTGGGATTTAGATGCAGCGTTTGTCAGTGCGGCAAAGCCTTTCCTCCAGCTCAAGATGGACATCAAACCATCAGAGGACA GTCCTGTTTTGGAGGATTGGGACATAATCAGCCCTAAGGATGTGATTGGCTCAGACCAGTTGCAGGGAGAGAAGAGGTCGTTGGCTTCTGCTGCACTTCCTTTCACACAGTCGCTGCTGTCCCAG GTGGGCCGCACTCTGTCGCGTGTGCAGCAGGCCTTGAGTTGGTCCTATGGGGAGGAAGTGAAACCATTCAAGCCTCCCTTAACTGATGCTGAATTCCACAGCTACCTGAACAGCCAAGGTCAACTGACCCGACCAGAAGAACTAAGACTTCGTATATATCATGGTGGGGTTGAGCCATCCTTACGCAAG GTTGTTTGGCGATACCTCCTTAATGTGTACCCAGATGGTCTGACAGGACAAGAGAGAATGGACTACATGAAGAGGAAGACAAGAGAGTACGACCAGCTGAAGAGCGAATGGGCCGAACGGGTAAGTGCAGAGGACCTGGAGTTTATCAGGGGAAACGTTCTGAAAGATGTTCTTCGAACGGACCGAGCACATCCTTACTACGCAGGCTCCGAGGACAGCCCACATCTCACCGCCTTGACAGACCTCCTTACCACCTTTGCTATTACACATCCACAG GTGTCTTATTGCCAAGGCATGAGCGACATTGCCTCACCAATCCTCGCCGTCATGGACAACGAAGCTCACGCCTTTATCTGCTTCTGTGGCATCATGAAACGTCTCGAGGGCAACTTTCGGCCTGACGGACAACTCATGTCCATTAAGTTCCAGCATCTCAAGTTGCTTCTGCAGTATTCAGACCCCGAGTTTTACGCCTACCTAGTCTCAAAAGGTGCCGACGATCTGTTTTTCTGCTACCGCTGGCTGCTTTTGGAGCTGAAGCGTGAATTCGCTTTCGACGATGCCCTGAGAATGCTGGAGGTCACCTGGAGCTCCTTGCCACCTGATCCTCCTGAGACAGAGGTGGAGCTTCTGGGGCCAGCACTCGAGGCAGAACAGTCCAACGGCTCGCAGAATGTGGACATGGAGGAGATGGAAGAGACGCAGACAGAAAGGCAGAGGAGACGGCACATGCTAAGACCGTCCCGAGAGGAGGCAGATGGGGGACGGAACCTTATCGTAGAAGAGGAGAAAGAGTCTCGGAAGGAAGGTGAAGGAGAGTACAACAATGATGTCAGAGCTCCAGCTCCCTCATTTGAGAAACAGGCCAGTTTTGGGGAATTCAAGTACTATAGTGGCAGAAGCGAGGAGAGCTTTGAGATTAATGAAAATGATTGCTCCGATCCTACATTATCTCCAGTACAGTTTCAATCTGCACACTCCACCTTGCCGTTCTCGGTCCGCCAGTCCACAGAAGAAAGTGAGGACGACCCTGGAGAGCAGGAACCTCTTATCGGCAATCACACGCCGTCTTCTCCAGGACAAAGACACTCTCCCAATGGTCAGGCAGCTTCCCCAGCATCTGGTTTACCGAACTGGAAGAGTAGCTTCAATCATTCACTGGAAGCATCTAATTCTCCATCCAGCTGGAGAACAGCATCTCCTGATGCTCTATCAAAATGTACATCCTCTTCCTCTAGTGGGGACAAAGCCGTATCTCCTGAAAAACCACCTGCAGGGTTCCCGTCCTCACAAGCTGTAATAAACGAAACTGGAGCTCAGTCCCCATCAGTGGTCCCAGGGAAATCCTTACTGGCGTCTCCGTCGCAGGGTTACAATCGTTCGCTCCTCTCTTCACCCGTTTTATCATTCGGCAAGTCCCCGTCTTTGCCCAAAGCGTTCTCCAGCAATCTTCCCTCGCCATGCAGACCCACAGGGTCTGGTGTAACCTCTCCAAACACAAACAAACCGGAAGGAGGTGGAATTAAACCCTGCTCGCTTCCTCCTCCACAAGAGTTTGGGAAAGGGAATCCCTTCATGCTTTTCCTTTGCTTGTCTATCCTGCTGGAACACCGTGACCACATTGTCAAAAACAGCCTAGATTACAATGAGCTGGCGATGCATTTTGACCGCTTGGTCCGTCGGCACAACCTTGGGCGTATTCTACAGCGAGCTAAAGCCCTCTTTGCAGACTACCTGCAGAGTGAGGTATGGGACTCGGAGGAAGGGGATGAAGTCAGCTTGGACTCCCCAACCACAGCGGCAACATCTCCTCAGACGCCCACCACTAGACCTCCTTTCCTCAATGTACAGCCCTCTCAGGGTACCTTACCCAATTCAACCTATAATCTGGCCAATACCATTCCATCTCCAACAACTCCTGTTGCCCTCTCTCCATCCGATTCCTGA